From the genome of Deltaproteobacteria bacterium, one region includes:
- a CDS encoding type II toxin-antitoxin system RelE/ParE family toxin — MVVWLPKAEKDLETIYRTTAEENPTAALDLLTRIDEAVRRLETLPHSGRPGRVPGTRELVVGGTPFIIPYRVRDGVVQILRTLHGSRQWPRRF, encoded by the coding sequence ATGGTGGTTTGGTTACCGAAGGCCGAGAAGGATCTTGAAACGATCTACCGCACGACAGCTGAAGAGAATCCAACAGCCGCACTTGATCTGCTTACTCGTATTGACGAGGCGGTTCGTCGGCTTGAGACACTTCCTCATTCGGGTCGGCCAGGACGAGTGCCGGGAACTCGTGAATTAGTCGTTGGTGGCACTCCCTTTATCATTCCGTACCGTGTTCGTGATGGTGTTGTACAGATTCTTCGCACTTTGCACGGTTCTCGTCAGTGGCCACGGCG
- a CDS encoding aldo/keto reductase has product MEYTTLGRTGWRVSVAGLGCGGPSRLGTATGKSEQESIAVVRRAVDLGINLIDTAEVYGTETIVGKALAEVPRDRVFVATKKLPPSPDHADPTGELRRGLEQSLKRLQTDYVDIYFLHGVRSSQYEFAYKTLVPVLLQMRDEGKLRAIGITEAFINDPQHRMLQQAVATDCWDVMMVGFSLLNPSARMRVFPQTQQKNIGVLGMFAVRRALSQPDKLKTLLDGLRKDGQLAEDACREDEPLGFLTDHGATSLPEAAYRFCRYEPGMHTVLTGTGNVDHLQENVASLLKPSLPQADLQRLQQLFGKVDSVSGD; this is encoded by the coding sequence ATGGAATACACCACACTGGGACGAACAGGTTGGCGAGTGAGTGTTGCAGGTCTTGGATGCGGTGGTCCCAGTCGTTTGGGAACCGCGACAGGCAAGAGCGAACAGGAGTCGATTGCGGTTGTGCGCCGTGCAGTAGATTTGGGTATCAATCTTATCGATACCGCTGAGGTCTATGGTACTGAAACGATCGTAGGTAAAGCTCTAGCTGAAGTGCCACGCGATCGCGTATTTGTCGCGACCAAGAAGCTACCGCCTTCACCTGATCATGCTGATCCGACCGGAGAGTTGCGACGCGGCTTGGAACAGAGCTTGAAGCGGCTACAAACGGACTATGTCGATATCTACTTTCTGCATGGCGTCCGCTCCTCGCAGTACGAATTTGCTTACAAGACTCTCGTTCCGGTATTGCTGCAAATGCGAGATGAAGGAAAGCTGCGGGCGATTGGGATCACCGAGGCGTTTATCAACGATCCTCAGCATCGCATGCTGCAACAAGCAGTGGCCACCGACTGTTGGGATGTGATGATGGTTGGCTTCAGTTTGTTGAATCCTTCAGCACGAATGCGCGTATTTCCGCAGACGCAACAAAAGAACATCGGTGTATTAGGCATGTTCGCCGTGCGACGCGCGCTCAGTCAACCTGACAAACTCAAGACATTGCTCGACGGCTTACGCAAAGATGGCCAGCTTGCTGAAGATGCGTGTCGTGAGGATGAACCGCTGGGTTTTTTGACTGACCACGGAGCGACATCTCTTCCCGAAGCAGCCTATCGCTTTTGTCGCTATGAACCTGGAATGCATACTGTGTTAACCGGTACAGGGAATGTGGATCATTTGCAGGAGAATGTTGCATCCCTGCTCAAACCTTCACTTCCGCAAGCCGATTTGCAACGGCTGCAGCAACTCTTTGGCAAAGTCGATTCGGTGTCAGGGGATTAA
- a CDS encoding ribbon-helix-helix protein, CopG family — MQDTLTIRVDTETKQRLEQLAKATDRTRSYLAAEAIRQYVELNEWQIQEIKQAVTEADAAKPEEWIPHAEVMRRVRASGNKRTRKGAR; from the coding sequence ATGCAAGACACCCTGACTATTCGTGTCGATACAGAAACCAAGCAGCGACTCGAGCAGCTTGCCAAAGCGACAGACCGAACCCGTAGCTATTTGGCAGCAGAAGCAATTCGTCAGTATGTTGAACTTAATGAGTGGCAAATTCAGGAGATCAAACAGGCTGTAACTGAAGCAGATGCTGCCAAGCCAGAAGAGTGGATTCCGCATGCGGAGGTGATGCGCAGAGTGCGAGCCTCGGGCAACAAAAGAACCCGAAAGGGTGCTCGCTAA